From a single Lolium rigidum isolate FL_2022 chromosome 7, APGP_CSIRO_Lrig_0.1, whole genome shotgun sequence genomic region:
- the LOC124677052 gene encoding uncharacterized protein LOC124677052 yields the protein MSIDEYDRTHFFICNPVTRQWGDLPILRGFHFSGIYPHRPTGQYRLLLYRSQICKVMYEGKVPGDKDSWYVLTLGCDEVPRCIGWPEVEAQHGTPVLVRGSLHWYPAKHQARSKMILAFDTTSESFRLMRAPVLPERTYRFETHGSYLFEMDGMLAMYMHNDAVTVVDIWVLHDYESEVWAFKYRVELLAAEFVAGFERSRGWNVVVASEGDDVLVLVHFDQWLLHINMKGRLVASCRHDSKGLNISLHQLKQSLVQHTFFPALQNYEVNDLPFIKTAIDRCGAF from the coding sequence ATGTCCATTGACGAGTATGACCGCACCCACTTCTTCATCTGCAACCCGGTGACGCGCCAGTGGGGTGACCTGCCGATTCTCCGTGGCTTCCATTTCTCCGGGATCTACCCGCACCGCCCTACGGGCCAGTACCGACTGCTCCTGTACCGGAGCCAGATCTGCAAGGTGATGTATGAAGGTAAGGTACCTGGCGACAAAGACTCGTGGTACGTCCTCACACTGGGCTGCGATGAGGTACCCAGGTGCATCGGGTGGCCAGAGGTGGAGGCGCAACACGGCACACCTGTGCTGGTCCGTGGCAGCCTGCATTGGTACCCAGCGAAGCATCAGGCCAGAAGCAAGATGATACTGGCATTCGACACAACATCCGAGTCATTCCGGCTGATGCGTGCTCCGGTTCTTCCCGAAAGAACATATCGGTTTGAGACACATGGCTCATATCTGTTTGAGATGGACGGCATGCTCGCCATGTACATGCATAATGATGCTGTGACAGTTGTTGATATCTGGGTGCTGCACGACTACGAGAGTGAGGTCTGGGCCTTCAAGTACCGGGTCGAACTGCTGGCTGCGGAGTTCGTGGCAGGATTTGAACGATCCAGAGGTTGGAATGTGGTGGTTGCATCTGAGGGTGATGATGTGCTCGTGCTGGTCCATTTTGATCAGTGGCTGCTTCACATCAACATGAAGGGCAGGTTGGTTGCCAGTTGCCGTCATGATAGCAAAGGCCTCAATATTTCTTTGCATCAGCTCAAACAAAGCCTTGTTCAGCATACCTTCTTTCCGGCTTTACAGAATTATGAAGTGAATGATTTACCTTTCATCAAGACTGCCATTGACAGATGTGGTGCTTTTTAA